One window of Papaver somniferum cultivar HN1 chromosome 9, ASM357369v1, whole genome shotgun sequence genomic DNA carries:
- the LOC113312652 gene encoding uncharacterized protein LOC113312652 gives MCMCDVQEETLTHVLYECCFATRAWNWIADVFKLQPNANLIVYFKAAKARSHIVRDMWLITNLVLRSELWKLRNKAVFEHKKPNWSIFHKRVLKLIQDYSIRLKGHMNNSDDDVVLLNYFIVQHRSVKLHHPVACFWLPPEANELQICCDGAARGNPGVAGAGVVARDEHCSVLGAMSIGLGVTTNYLAELYGIIVGLEWAMQWGFSCICI, from the coding sequence ATGTGCATGTGTGATGTTCAAGAGGAAACTCTTACTCATGTGTTATATGAGTGTTGCTTTGCTACAAGAGCCTGGAATTGGATAGCTGATGTGTTCAAGTTACAACCTAATGCTAACCTTATTGTTTATTTTAAAGCAGCAAAAGCAAGGAGTCATATTGTCCGTGATATGTGGCTTATTACCAACCTTGTTCTTAGGTCGGAGCTATGGAAGTTGCGGAACAAGGCTGTTTTCGAGCATAAAAAGCCTAATTGGAGTATCTTTCATAAGCGCGTTCTGAAGTTGATACAAGATTATTCAATTCGGCTCAAGGGTCATATGAACAAtagtgatgatgatgttgttcttctgaactaTTTTATAGTTCAGCACCGTAGTGTGAAGTTGCATCATCCTGTGGCTTGTTTTTGGTTACCGCCTGAGGCTAATGAATTAcaaatttgttgtgatggagcggcGAGAGGTAACCCAGGCGTTGCGGGTGCAGGTGTAGTAGCTAGGGATGAGCATTGTTCAGTTCTTGGTGCTATGAGTATTGGGCTAGGAGTCACAACGAATTATTTAGCAGAATTGTATGgcattattgttggtttggagtgggctatgcAATGGGGTTTTTCTTGTATTTGTATATGA